Below is a genomic region from Vibrio cortegadensis.
CTAGAAAATTTTAGCAAATCTGAGCGAAAAGTAGCTGAAGTTATCATGGCGTCGCCCCAAACAGCAATCCACTCTAGTATTGCGACACTAGCCAAAATGGCTGATGTCAGTGAACCTACAGTTAACCGATTCTGTCGTCGTCTTGATACTAAAGGTTTCCCAGACTTTAAATTGCACCTTGCACAAAGCCTTGCGAATGGAACGCCTTATGTAAACCGTAACGTTGAAGAAGATGACGGTCCTGATGCTTACACGCATAAGATCTTTGAATCGACAATGGCGTGTTTAGATGTAGCGAAAAATAGCATCGACTCTATGCAGATAAATCGTGCTATGGATTTGCTCACTCAAGCTAAACGAATTTCATTCTTTGGTCTTGGAGCTTCTTCTGCTGTTGCAAAAGATGCACAGAATAAGTTCATTCGCTTCAATATCCCAATCACTTGTTTTGAAGATATTGTCATGCAACGTATGAGCTGCATAAATTGCAGTGATAACGATGTGATTGTCCTTATCTCTCATACTGGTCGTACGAAAAGCCAAGT
It encodes:
- a CDS encoding MurR/RpiR family transcriptional regulator, with amino-acid sequence MNTLEKIQKNLENFSKSERKVAEVIMASPQTAIHSSIATLAKMADVSEPTVNRFCRRLDTKGFPDFKLHLAQSLANGTPYVNRNVEEDDGPDAYTHKIFESTMACLDVAKNSIDSMQINRAMDLLTQAKRISFFGLGASSAVAKDAQNKFIRFNIPITCFEDIVMQRMSCINCSDNDVIVLISHTGRTKSQVEVANLARENGATVIAITAKDSPLDKASSLSISLDVPEDTDVYMPMASRVVQMTVIDVLATGFTLRRGSGFRDNLKRVKDSLKDSRYDKMSQF